A stretch of DNA from Candidatus Marinimicrobia bacterium CG08_land_8_20_14_0_20_45_22:
CGGCTTTCCCGTCGATAATCATTCGGTCGCCGCCCGCCGAAAATGTGTGATTTTTCAGCTGAGCGCAGTTACGAATGATGTCGTTCGGGACTTTTCCGAACCAGAGCGTATCGCCCTTGGCAGGAACATAGACCGGTCCGTAATTGTCCTTATTTCCGGCATTTCGGGGAAAAATATCCGGGTCTTCCCACTCCGACGGATAGATAACGGGAGAAATGAATTTGGAATGCGGCGGATTCTCGAAAACTTTTCCATCTACGGTCAAGACTTTATCGCGCACTTCGAGGGTTTGTCCGGGACCGGCGACACAGCGTTTGACGTAGTTCAGCGACGGATCGACTGGATACTTAAAAATGACAACTTCGCCCTGTTTGGGTTTTTTGAACGACGGCAGGCGGAACCATGGAATATGAAATCCGATCTTCGTCCATGGAATGCCGATCCAATCCGGCGTGCGTGTTCCGTACACGAATTTCTTTCCCAGCATAAAATCGCCGATCAGGATGGTGTCTTCCATCGATCCGGTTGGAATCTGGTAGGCTTCGATGATGGTCGCCTTCAGTCCCAGAGCAATGAGTAAAACAATTCCCCACGACTTGACTTCCTGCCAAAATTTGTTATTATCGTTTTTTCCTATCTTCTTCTTTTCTTTCATAATCAACTCCGGATCAATTTAATTCCTTATACTCGACCGACCAAATAAAAGTTCAACCGACGATCAAATGATGAACCGGTCGGAAGATTACCTCTCACTTGATCAGCAATATCTTGTTGATAAGTCTTTGATCCGCTCGTTTCAGAACCGTCAAAAAAACGCCCGAGGCGACACTCTTACCGGAAAAATCGTTTCCATCCCATAAGAATTCATATCGTCCGGGTTGCTGAACTCCGAGTTCTTTGGAGAAAACCTGTCGTCCGTCGATTGAATAAATTTCGAGCCGGAGATTCGACGGCTTCTCGACCTCGTACCGGATTTTCGTCGAAGCATTGAACGGATTCGGGTAATTCCCCAGCAACGCAAATCGGAAAGGCACGGAAGTTTTGGCAGGCATCGTGGAAAGGATTCCTTCTTCGGGTTTTGTCAGTTTCTTCGTTGTGTAGAGTTTAAGTTCGCCGGGGGCGAGTGTAATCAGATCGTTCAAATTTGTCAGATACAGACT
This window harbors:
- the lepB gene encoding signal peptidase I, with the protein product MKEKKKIGKNDNNKFWQEVKSWGIVLLIALGLKATIIEAYQIPTGSMEDTILIGDFMLGKKFVYGTRTPDWIGIPWTKIGFHIPWFRLPSFKKPKQGEVVIFKYPVDPSLNYVKRCVAGPGQTLEVRDKVLTVDGKVFENPPHSKFISPVIYPSEWEDPDIFPRNAGNKDNYGPVYVPAKGDTLWFGKVPNDIIRNCAQLKNHTFSAGGDRMIIDGKAVQYYVVEQDHYFMMGDNRDNSWDSRFWGFVPFDNVLGQGLVIYLSWDKEMPLYRLTHKIRWNRIGDLVL